In Deltaproteobacteria bacterium, a single window of DNA contains:
- a CDS encoding zinc-ribbon domain-containing protein, with protein sequence MNITCPGCSTVFEVDDAKLPPPGAKMRCKVCSNVFVWDGAGQKAIAGRTWKILIANDDSAVHIAFKDALAATSAEMLSAYDGVEAMKIVEEVKPDVAVLDVALSKLYGFEVCSHIKENAHLSSRIKVILMTAVYDKTRYKRNPASLYGADDYIERHHIHDMFISKLENLLGSSISGAAAPAPMPTSYEPDKYADALQNSTQPIDPNADDVTVRARKLARIIVSDIVLYNNDAVEEGIKGGNLYNLLMDDIKDGIKYFKKRLSTPEIRPESYLKEAFEEFIAAKKREYGISS encoded by the coding sequence GTGAACATAACATGTCCGGGATGTTCTACCGTTTTCGAGGTCGATGATGCGAAGCTTCCGCCGCCTGGAGCCAAGATGCGCTGCAAGGTCTGTTCGAACGTGTTTGTATGGGACGGCGCGGGGCAAAAGGCTATAGCCGGCAGGACATGGAAGATACTCATAGCAAACGACGACAGCGCCGTGCACATAGCTTTCAAGGACGCATTGGCGGCGACATCTGCCGAGATGCTAAGCGCATACGACGGAGTAGAGGCAATGAAGATAGTCGAGGAGGTGAAGCCCGACGTTGCGGTGCTCGACGTCGCGCTCTCAAAGCTCTACGGCTTCGAGGTCTGTTCTCATATAAAGGAGAACGCGCACCTGTCTTCCAGGATAAAGGTGATACTCATGACCGCTGTCTACGACAAGACCAGGTACAAGAGGAACCCGGCCTCTCTTTACGGCGCAGACGACTACATAGAGCGCCACCACATACACGACATGTTCATATCCAAGTTGGAAAACCTTCTGGGCTCGAGTATCAGCGGCGCGGCCGCACCGGCACCGATGCCGACGTCGTATGAGCCAGATAAGTACGCCGACGCGCTCCAGAACTCGACCCAGCCCATCGACCCTAATGCCGACGACGTTACGGTAAGGGCACGAAAACTCGCGAGGATTATCGTCTCCGACATCGTTTTGTATAATAACGATGCCGTGGAGGAGGGCATCAAGGGCGGCAATCTCTATAATCTTTTGATGGACGATATAAAGGACGGCATAAAGTATTTCAAGAAGAGGCTCTCGACACCGGAGATACGGCCCGAGTCTTATCTAAAAGAGGCCTTCGAAGAATTCATTGCAGCTAAGAAGCGGGAGTACGGCATAAGCTCCTGA
- a CDS encoding protein-glutamate O-methyltransferase CheR, translating into MPLFSENIALAMSDDEFCDLRDVIYEYCGLFFEPDKKYLLEKRLSRRVSELQLETFRDYALYLRYDIKRDEEMAKVADNLTTNETYFFRENYQLKAFSEEIITEIAARKREKVLRIWSAGCSTGEEPYSIAMLVLEMRKKGLLKGWQVDILGSDISHRVLGVARKGVYGKASFRGVDEQWMKYFIDEGDRKRLADEPKSMVTFSHVNLLDPMKVELLGRMDVIFCRNVIIYFDTKAKKRVMETFYGMLDDEGYLMLGHSESLMNITTQFTLKHFKNDMVYQKPLRHAVKEPAL; encoded by the coding sequence ATGCCTCTTTTTTCCGAAAATATAGCTCTTGCGATGTCCGATGACGAGTTTTGCGATCTGCGCGACGTCATATACGAGTACTGCGGACTGTTTTTCGAGCCGGACAAGAAGTACCTTCTCGAGAAGCGTTTGTCGAGGCGCGTTAGCGAGCTTCAGCTAGAGACGTTTCGAGACTACGCGCTCTACCTTCGCTACGATATAAAGCGCGACGAGGAGATGGCCAAGGTCGCCGACAACCTCACCACCAACGAAACCTACTTTTTCCGCGAGAACTACCAGTTAAAGGCCTTTAGCGAGGAAATAATAACCGAGATAGCCGCGCGCAAGCGCGAGAAGGTGCTTCGCATCTGGAGCGCGGGGTGCTCGACCGGGGAAGAGCCTTATTCCATCGCCATGCTTGTTCTGGAAATGCGAAAGAAGGGGCTCTTAAAGGGATGGCAGGTCGACATACTCGGAAGCGATATAAGCCACCGCGTGCTGGGCGTTGCGAGAAAGGGCGTTTACGGCAAGGCCTCCTTCAGGGGCGTGGACGAGCAGTGGATGAAGTACTTTATCGACGAGGGCGACCGTAAGAGGCTCGCAGACGAGCCGAAGTCCATGGTTACCTTCTCGCACGTCAATCTCCTCGATCCGATGAAGGTCGAGCTCCTTGGGCGCATGGACGTGATATTTTGCAGAAACGTCATCATATACTTCGACACAAAGGCCAAAAAGAGGGTCATGGAGACGTTCTACGGGATGCTCGACGACGAGGGGTATCTGATGCTTGGGCATTCGGAATCGCTGATGAACATCACTACACAGTTCACGCTAAAGCACTTCAAGAACGACATGGTGTACCAGAAACCGCTGCGCCATGCGGTAAAGGAACCGGCGCTTTGA
- a CDS encoding AAA family ATPase, with amino-acid sequence MFEAFYGLSKKPFSKTPDPEFLYLSRAHREALARLKYGVEEREIVVLTGEVGAGKTTLSRCLMDSLDERFKIINIVAPLFSQGELLRLFAIKLGVENPSQYRTELIDEIGTKLFEFYQAGVCPVLIVDEGQLIPGNEGLDELRLITNLQLDDANLLSLVLLGQPELKTRLMSGYFEPFRQRIGIQYHIPALGFEETKEYIAFRLKRAGREEPLFTEAALEAIYRFSGGIPRKINNLSSNSIIVGFGREDSIIDSEVVVDVARDFGFINWKS; translated from the coding sequence ATGTTCGAGGCGTTTTACGGACTATCGAAAAAACCCTTTAGCAAGACGCCGGACCCGGAGTTTCTATATCTTAGCCGGGCGCACAGGGAAGCGCTTGCGAGGTTAAAGTACGGTGTCGAGGAACGAGAGATTGTCGTTCTCACAGGAGAGGTCGGGGCAGGCAAGACGACTCTGTCGAGATGCTTGATGGACTCTCTTGACGAGAGGTTCAAGATAATCAACATCGTTGCGCCGCTTTTTTCCCAGGGCGAGCTTTTAAGGCTCTTTGCGATAAAGCTCGGTGTCGAGAACCCGAGCCAGTACAGAACGGAGCTTATTGACGAAATCGGCACGAAGCTTTTCGAATTCTACCAGGCAGGCGTGTGCCCGGTGCTTATAGTGGATGAGGGGCAGCTTATTCCGGGTAACGAGGGGCTTGACGAGTTGAGGCTTATAACGAATTTGCAGCTCGACGACGCAAACCTTCTCTCTCTTGTGCTTCTAGGGCAGCCGGAATTAAAGACGCGTCTCATGTCCGGGTACTTCGAGCCTTTCAGGCAGAGAATCGGCATACAGTACCATATCCCTGCGCTCGGGTTCGAGGAGACAAAGGAGTACATTGCATTCCGTCTTAAAAGGGCCGGAAGGGAAGAGCCTCTTTTTACGGAGGCAGCGCTCGAGGCCATATACCGTTTCTCGGGCGGCATACCGAGGAAGATAAATAATTTATCGAGTAACTCGATAATAGTCGGGTTTGGCAGGGAGGACTCCATAATAGACAGCGAGGTCGTTGTGGACGTTGCAAGAGACTTCGGCTTCATAAACTGGAAGAGTTAA
- a CDS encoding HEAT repeat domain-containing protein produces MTDDIRKKLADPDEESRIAAVESLRSRAFDDSAALLMEALGDLSWRVRKTAADALTPHIGDESLISRLIEALRNQDNAGLRNSAVELLTKAGGASLRLLLAALKDKDEAIRKFAADILGDIGDRCAVEGLIGALRDNDSNVKAAAGEAIGKIGGEEAVTTLVDLLEKDEDQWLRFSVLESLAKIGRGVPVEPVAKSIHEPFLRKAAMEALGATLSASALEHLVKGLKDRSEKSRAASAVSIVKILNSLGRSDIRKHYPIIRDNSDPGLLTQLLSSSNKMVVIAAIDLIGISGSAANLPALFALSGDDDLSEDLKGAIESIAVREVPADIIRCFSESSDDKTRAMLCAVFGDAGVRDALPTLKTALKDPYGHTRSAALKSIARLGAVEAIGDVATLLADRYSDVSEAAAKALIVLAKQHPKDVVESIMELSKGKEPALRKHIAAVLGTIECKEAEKALLALLKDEDAEVRRVASTALGAARVEHGVEHLAIALADENVKVRLSAAKALEKLGGEEVEKLLILASKDDDVWVRGAALKGLSRFESDDASNALEHAIERETPLVAIMTMDAVYEAKGGAAIAFLRLGLSHEDSEVVRAAEDKLIKLGAR; encoded by the coding sequence ATGACAGATGATATACGAAAAAAACTTGCTGACCCTGATGAAGAGTCGCGCATAGCCGCTGTCGAGTCTCTGCGCAGCCGTGCCTTCGATGATTCTGCGGCGCTTCTTATGGAGGCCCTTGGCGATTTGAGCTGGCGCGTGAGAAAGACCGCTGCCGACGCCCTGACGCCGCATATCGGAGACGAGTCCCTTATAAGCCGCCTGATAGAGGCGCTAAGGAACCAGGATAACGCAGGGCTGAGGAACTCGGCTGTAGAGCTTCTTACCAAGGCCGGCGGCGCATCGCTAAGGCTCCTTTTGGCGGCGCTCAAGGACAAGGACGAGGCCATAAGGAAGTTCGCCGCCGACATACTCGGCGACATAGGCGACAGGTGCGCTGTAGAGGGGCTGATTGGCGCGTTGAGGGACAATGATTCCAATGTCAAGGCCGCGGCAGGCGAGGCCATCGGAAAAATCGGCGGCGAGGAGGCTGTGACAACGCTTGTAGATCTTCTGGAAAAGGACGAAGATCAGTGGTTGAGGTTTTCCGTGCTCGAGTCCCTTGCAAAGATAGGCAGGGGAGTGCCTGTAGAACCGGTAGCGAAAAGCATACACGAGCCGTTTTTGAGAAAAGCGGCGATGGAGGCCCTTGGCGCCACGTTAAGCGCCTCTGCGCTCGAGCATCTTGTGAAAGGGCTAAAGGACAGGAGCGAGAAGAGCAGGGCCGCATCTGCCGTGAGCATAGTAAAGATACTTAATTCGCTTGGTCGCTCTGATATACGCAAGCACTATCCGATTATCCGTGATAACTCCGACCCCGGGCTTTTGACTCAGTTACTGTCTTCTTCAAATAAGATGGTGGTTATCGCGGCCATCGACCTGATAGGCATATCAGGCTCCGCAGCGAACCTTCCGGCGTTATTTGCGCTTTCCGGCGACGACGATCTGAGCGAGGACTTAAAGGGCGCGATAGAGAGCATTGCCGTCAGGGAGGTTCCTGCCGATATAATAAGATGTTTTAGCGAATCCAGCGACGATAAAACGCGCGCCATGCTTTGCGCGGTGTTTGGGGACGCCGGGGTGCGAGATGCCCTCCCGACGTTAAAGACGGCATTGAAGGATCCTTACGGACACACGCGCTCGGCGGCGCTTAAATCCATTGCGCGTCTTGGCGCTGTTGAGGCCATAGGCGACGTGGCAACGCTTCTTGCCGACAGGTATAGCGATGTTTCCGAGGCCGCGGCAAAGGCCCTTATCGTGCTGGCAAAGCAGCACCCCAAGGATGTCGTTGAGAGCATAATGGAGCTCTCCAAGGGCAAGGAGCCTGCTCTTCGCAAGCACATAGCTGCGGTGCTTGGCACCATAGAGTGCAAGGAGGCCGAAAAGGCGCTGCTTGCTCTGTTGAAGGACGAGGACGCAGAGGTAAGGCGCGTTGCCTCGACGGCGCTTGGCGCTGCCAGGGTGGAGCACGGGGTCGAGCACCTGGCAATAGCCCTTGCTGACGAGAACGTGAAGGTCAGGCTCTCGGCCGCAAAGGCGCTGGAAAAGTTAGGCGGAGAAGAGGTCGAGAAGCTGCTTATTCTCGCATCCAAGGACGACGACGTGTGGGTCAGGGGCGCCGCGCTAAAGGGGCTATCGAGGTTTGAGTCGGACGACGCGTCGAATGCCCTTGAGCATGCGATAGAGCGCGAGACGCCGCTTGTTGCGATAATGACCATGGACGCCGTGTACGAGGCAAAGGGCGGGGCCGCGATAGCGTTTTTGAGGCTCGGGCTTTCGCATGAGGACTCGGAGGTTGTCAGGGCAGCGGAGGATAAACTTATAAAGCTCGGAGCGCGCTAA
- a CDS encoding DUF4388 domain-containing protein, with amino-acid sequence MKLVGKIEDLGLGEILQIISFSQKSGILWLNSSKRVGSIVFRNGLVVKATSSVNTRSVGDFLAAEGAVATGTVLSAMEAQKKGEYAENLGTILINKLSVNKEIVETAAKALIEKLVVSFFFWHDGTFVFELKDYFETPEVLKTDKVQYMLSTGVNPQFMAMEGSRVHDEAMRTGVIPDDIPVGEAGVLGDETSSHDITVGVVSSGDNDSSETPVIEEPEHFQIITPELLKELEGEKLFRDIDRDKPVMIQESKGLKLLKEMLEELARPLTMSEAVLLMLRFASEIMNRAVVFAIKQGNIVGMGQFGIELTDANADLVVRKMKFPLTEKSIVADAIATQSRIVRRLDDTTTDKYIIDTLGGKVAPESYVNPVVVRGKVAFILYADNAQTNARVGDISSLEIFLAQMRIVLERMLLQKKLGGQGQPPADDEGMAV; translated from the coding sequence ATGAAATTGGTCGGTAAAATAGAGGACCTTGGGCTTGGAGAGATACTCCAGATAATAAGCTTTAGCCAGAAGTCCGGCATACTGTGGCTAAACAGCTCAAAGCGCGTTGGCAGCATTGTCTTTAGAAACGGCCTTGTTGTGAAGGCTACGAGTTCGGTCAATACGAGAAGTGTAGGGGATTTTCTCGCTGCCGAGGGCGCTGTCGCAACAGGCACGGTGCTTAGTGCCATGGAAGCCCAGAAAAAGGGCGAGTACGCCGAGAATCTTGGCACCATACTCATAAACAAGCTTAGTGTTAACAAAGAGATTGTTGAAACAGCGGCAAAGGCCCTGATAGAAAAGTTGGTGGTTTCCTTCTTCTTCTGGCACGACGGCACGTTTGTCTTTGAATTGAAGGATTACTTTGAGACACCGGAGGTGCTAAAGACAGACAAGGTGCAGTATATGCTTAGCACGGGTGTTAACCCGCAGTTCATGGCCATGGAAGGCTCGCGCGTGCACGACGAGGCCATGCGCACAGGCGTTATTCCAGACGATATACCCGTTGGCGAGGCCGGAGTGCTTGGCGACGAGACGTCGTCGCACGATATTACCGTCGGTGTCGTGTCTTCCGGCGACAATGATTCCTCCGAGACGCCGGTCATAGAGGAGCCGGAGCATTTTCAGATAATCACGCCGGAGCTCCTGAAGGAACTCGAGGGCGAAAAACTTTTCAGGGATATCGATAGAGACAAGCCCGTGATGATACAGGAAAGCAAGGGCCTAAAGCTTCTAAAGGAAATGCTCGAAGAGCTTGCGAGACCGCTTACCATGAGCGAGGCCGTGCTCCTGATGCTTCGGTTCGCAAGCGAGATAATGAACCGCGCCGTAGTGTTTGCCATAAAGCAGGGCAACATCGTCGGAATGGGGCAGTTCGGCATAGAGCTTACGGACGCGAACGCCGACTTGGTGGTAAGGAAGATGAAGTTCCCGCTCACGGAAAAATCGATAGTGGCCGACGCCATTGCAACGCAGTCGAGGATTGTAAGAAGGCTCGACGACACGACCACGGACAAGTATATAATCGATACGCTTGGCGGAAAGGTCGCGCCGGAGTCCTACGTAAACCCGGTTGTTGTGAGAGGCAAGGTCGCCTTCATACTCTACGCCGACAACGCGCAGACGAATGCGAGGGTCGGCGATATATCGAGCCTCGAGATATTCCTGGCGCAGATGAGGATAGTGCTTGAGAGAATGCTTTTGCAAAAGAAACTTGGCGGGCAGGGGCAGCCCCCTGCCGACGACGAGGGCATGGCCGTATAG
- a CDS encoding chemotaxis protein CheA: MGNEGSLNEFISESEEIIEHLNADLMKLDEPGGASPDLLNSIFRSAHSLKGLSGMFGFTLMERLTHNLEELLDGVRLGRVEMTVEVTDMLLEALSVIRVLLDSKSRGVEPGVSVDAVVDRIKATIQKNQAKAGDTSITDGVDPAILNVLTEFEEHRLITCLKEHMHIFRVTASFPIATFDQGLDELTAVLKQNGETITTLPSPGSTPGETIDFDIILATRARKDDIARVIDNKNVRIESAVKGGHEAAPKAEVERAAEHLPQEQPVSDEGLKSISRTVRVDISMLDGLMNVVGELSLIKAYMGGVIDTIRYKWKDVELAAAFSKAHMNLDKKLTELQQGLLEARMVPLSQVFDKLARTVRKLARDLGKDVTFEMRGEETRLDKLIVEELGGPLMHIIRNCIDHGIELPADRKKAGKDPRGTILANAFQRGNHVVIEVSDDGKGIDPDKILKKAVSMGLADAGAKYKREDILNFMFLPGFSTSEKVSEISGRGVGMDVVKSNIAALSGMVNIESTLGKGTTMSLVLPMTLAIMRALITETGGRRFAVPLNSILETFILEPSSIETVEEKEYVHLRDTNIPLVRVGNFLGITKEGGRAKYVIVVGLAEKRLGLVVDDLKGQQDIVIKSIGKRLKNIGVIAGATDYKQETILVLDVGGIIEEFMGGRTSYSGDKV; encoded by the coding sequence ATGGGTAACGAGGGTTCCCTCAATGAGTTTATCTCCGAATCAGAGGAGATAATCGAGCACCTTAACGCGGACCTGATGAAGCTCGATGAGCCGGGAGGAGCGAGCCCGGATCTGCTTAATTCCATATTCCGTTCGGCGCATTCTCTAAAGGGACTCTCCGGGATGTTTGGCTTTACCCTGATGGAGCGCCTCACTCACAACCTTGAGGAGCTTTTGGACGGCGTGCGTCTTGGCCGTGTCGAGATGACCGTCGAGGTAACGGACATGCTTCTCGAGGCGCTCTCTGTAATCCGCGTGCTTCTGGATTCCAAAAGCCGCGGCGTCGAGCCCGGTGTTTCCGTAGACGCGGTGGTCGACAGGATAAAGGCCACGATACAAAAGAACCAGGCAAAGGCCGGCGATACCTCCATTACCGACGGCGTCGATCCGGCAATACTAAACGTTCTTACCGAGTTCGAGGAACACCGCCTGATAACGTGCCTTAAGGAACACATGCACATCTTCAGGGTCACGGCATCGTTTCCGATAGCCACCTTCGACCAGGGCCTTGACGAGCTAACCGCCGTCTTGAAGCAAAACGGCGAGACCATAACCACACTTCCTTCTCCCGGCTCCACTCCCGGAGAGACCATAGACTTCGATATAATACTTGCTACACGCGCAAGAAAAGACGACATCGCGCGCGTAATCGACAATAAGAACGTCAGAATCGAAAGTGCCGTAAAGGGCGGTCACGAGGCGGCTCCCAAGGCGGAGGTCGAGCGCGCGGCAGAACATTTGCCGCAGGAGCAGCCGGTCTCTGACGAAGGGCTAAAGAGCATATCGAGGACGGTAAGGGTCGATATCTCTATGCTCGATGGTCTTATGAACGTAGTCGGAGAGCTTTCGCTCATCAAGGCGTACATGGGCGGCGTCATAGACACAATACGTTATAAGTGGAAGGACGTTGAGCTTGCCGCAGCGTTCTCCAAGGCCCACATGAACCTGGATAAGAAGCTCACGGAGCTTCAGCAGGGCCTGCTCGAAGCAAGGATGGTGCCGCTTAGCCAGGTCTTCGATAAGCTTGCCAGGACCGTTAGAAAGCTCGCCAGAGACCTTGGCAAGGACGTTACCTTCGAGATGAGGGGCGAGGAAACAAGGCTCGATAAGCTTATAGTCGAGGAGCTTGGCGGCCCGCTCATGCATATAATCAGAAACTGCATAGACCACGGCATAGAATTGCCGGCTGACAGGAAAAAGGCCGGTAAGGATCCAAGAGGCACGATACTCGCAAACGCCTTTCAGCGCGGCAACCACGTCGTCATCGAGGTCTCGGACGACGGCAAGGGCATAGACCCGGATAAGATACTTAAGAAGGCCGTTAGCATGGGGCTTGCCGATGCCGGGGCGAAGTACAAGAGAGAAGACATACTTAACTTCATGTTCCTCCCGGGTTTTAGCACTAGCGAAAAGGTAAGCGAGATATCGGGCAGGGGTGTAGGCATGGATGTCGTCAAAAGCAACATCGCTGCGCTCTCGGGAATGGTCAACATAGAGAGCACGCTTGGCAAAGGCACCACCATGTCGCTCGTGCTGCCGATGACGCTTGCCATCATGCGCGCCCTTATAACGGAGACAGGGGGGAGAAGGTTTGCCGTGCCGCTTAACTCCATACTCGAGACATTTATTCTCGAACCTTCGTCGATAGAGACTGTCGAGGAAAAGGAGTACGTGCATCTTAGGGACACCAATATCCCGCTTGTGAGGGTTGGGAATTTTCTCGGCATAACGAAGGAAGGCGGCAGGGCCAAGTACGTCATAGTCGTTGGGCTTGCGGAAAAGAGGCTCGGGCTCGTTGTCGATGATCTTAAGGGGCAGCAGGACATCGTGATAAAGTCAATTGGCAAGAGGCTAAAGAACATAGGCGTAATCGCCGGCGCGACCGACTATAAGCAGGAGACCATACTCGTGCTCGACGTTGGCGGCATAATCGAGGAGTTCATGGGCGGAAGGACATCTTACAGCGGAGACAAGGTGTAG
- a CDS encoding chemotaxis response regulator protein-glutamate methylesterase, whose translation MYKRQRVLVVDDSAFNRKAIKEMLETSPLIEVVGTAVDGEDAMKRVIELKPDVITLDLEMPKMDGFTFLRILMSNFPTPVIVISSRDEVRFVFKAMELGAVDFIAKPTHLASTDLYNVKDELLTKIAMASSMNIDAVKPSKAIEMGRLYTAKPFTGKKAVAFPFSVVLIGSSTGGPAALNTICAMIAADVPAAFAVSQHMPAGFTRSFADRLNRFSYIKVEEASHGSVLRQGRMLIAPGGYNMTFVHDGIDIKTHLTTGGTDKFVPSVDKMFLSGAELFGHLAVAVVLTGMGNDGKEGVKALKAKGAHIIAQSEETSVIFGMPKEAIATGSVDEVLPLNSIAPAIVTACKNEALKRQTESQ comes from the coding sequence ATGTATAAAAGACAAAGAGTGCTTGTCGTAGACGATTCGGCCTTCAACAGAAAGGCCATCAAGGAGATGCTAGAAACCTCGCCGCTTATCGAGGTCGTGGGCACTGCCGTGGACGGCGAGGACGCGATGAAGCGCGTAATCGAGTTAAAGCCCGACGTCATCACGCTTGATCTCGAGATGCCAAAGATGGACGGCTTTACCTTCCTTCGTATCCTCATGAGTAATTTCCCGACTCCGGTCATAGTAATAAGCTCGAGAGACGAGGTGAGGTTCGTTTTCAAGGCCATGGAGCTTGGCGCGGTCGACTTTATCGCAAAGCCGACACACCTTGCGTCCACAGACCTTTATAACGTAAAGGACGAGCTCCTGACCAAGATTGCCATGGCCTCGTCCATGAATATAGACGCGGTAAAGCCCTCGAAGGCAATCGAGATGGGCAGGCTCTATACCGCAAAGCCCTTTACCGGGAAAAAGGCGGTTGCCTTTCCGTTTTCCGTTGTGCTAATCGGCTCGTCAACCGGAGGCCCTGCCGCGCTAAACACCATCTGCGCGATGATTGCTGCCGACGTGCCTGCCGCATTTGCCGTGTCGCAGCACATGCCGGCCGGGTTTACGCGCTCGTTTGCCGACAGGCTAAACAGGTTTTCCTATATCAAGGTCGAGGAAGCCTCGCACGGCTCTGTGCTCAGGCAGGGCAGGATGCTCATAGCGCCTGGAGGGTACAACATGACATTTGTGCACGACGGCATAGATATAAAGACACATCTTACCACTGGTGGGACAGATAAGTTTGTGCCCTCTGTGGATAAGATGTTTTTATCCGGGGCCGAGTTGTTCGGGCATCTGGCCGTGGCAGTTGTGCTAACGGGCATGGGCAACGACGGCAAGGAGGGCGTTAAGGCGCTAAAGGCAAAGGGCGCGCATATCATCGCGCAGTCCGAGGAGACCTCCGTCATATTCGGTATGCCAAAGGAGGCCATAGCTACTGGCTCGGTCGACGAGGTGCTGCCGCTTAACTCCATAGCGCCGGCTATAGTCACCGCGTGCAAAAATGAGGCATTAAAGAGGCAGACGGAGAGCCAATAG
- a CDS encoding chemotaxis protein CheW — protein MDIAEIRKKAKQMEAAKEAALKDLAPKEDAVPEVLPRAVSVDEASLDIVSPPPRPSAPDDDFIIDDTPEALEKVAEAAPKVEAVSFDDSADFIIDDTVPEAQPEGSEDYLIDDTPEAASTKPLAAAPSEVMEDYIIDDTPAAGEAAAVTAPMPEEVSEAAPVESEEAAGEDLEAITFMIGREIYAIDILEIREIIKTKDLTDVPRAPDVIFGVLSLRGTVVPVMDLPTALSIKGYVQPSFMDEAGISRERIIIVKDGEELMGFKVDAIEGVVRVPRKTLEPPPMVDSLDTETIQAIGRCDGRPFILIAVDKVLSRV, from the coding sequence ATGGACATAGCCGAGATAAGAAAAAAAGCAAAACAGATGGAGGCTGCGAAAGAAGCGGCTCTAAAGGACTTGGCGCCAAAGGAAGACGCAGTGCCCGAGGTGTTGCCTCGCGCAGTGTCCGTTGACGAGGCATCTCTCGATATCGTTAGTCCGCCGCCAAGGCCTTCGGCGCCTGACGATGATTTCATAATCGACGATACTCCGGAAGCGCTTGAAAAAGTTGCCGAAGCGGCTCCAAAGGTCGAGGCCGTGTCTTTTGATGACAGCGCTGATTTCATCATCGACGACACCGTGCCAGAGGCGCAGCCCGAGGGCAGCGAGGATTATCTTATAGACGATACGCCAGAGGCTGCGTCCACGAAGCCTCTGGCCGCAGCGCCTTCCGAGGTGATGGAGGATTACATAATCGACGATACCCCTGCTGCCGGCGAAGCGGCGGCGGTTACTGCGCCTATGCCGGAGGAAGTGTCTGAGGCTGCGCCAGTTGAGTCAGAGGAAGCTGCAGGCGAGGACCTCGAGGCAATTACCTTCATGATAGGCAGGGAGATATACGCCATCGACATACTCGAGATACGCGAGATAATAAAGACCAAGGATCTAACCGATGTGCCAAGGGCCCCGGACGTTATATTCGGTGTCCTTTCGCTAAGAGGCACTGTCGTGCCGGTGATGGATCTGCCAACGGCCCTTAGCATAAAAGGCTATGTGCAGCCGAGCTTCATGGACGAGGCCGGGATATCTAGGGAGCGTATTATCATAGTCAAGGACGGTGAAGAGCTGATGGGCTTCAAGGTAGATGCTATCGAAGGGGTTGTAAGGGTGCCGAGAAAGACGCTTGAGCCGCCGCCAATGGTGGACTCGCTCGATACCGAGACGATACAGGCTATTGGCAGGTGCGATGGTAGGCCGTTCATACTCATCGCGGTTGATAAAGTACTTTCCAGGGTATAG
- a CDS encoding chemotaxis protein CheW: MSVQFACFKVGDVMYAADIMKIREIIRFQKITAVPKVPDFIEGVMNLRGQAVPVIDMRKRLGIAGAERGAKTRVVIVKVGGKDTGMIVDSVERVINTEKNEIKEAPHVVKGVDTDYLEGVLWDSDELVMILNIDKILTSKEKLSFDGLEVITDKEAPTA, translated from the coding sequence ATGAGCGTGCAATTTGCGTGTTTCAAGGTCGGCGACGTCATGTACGCAGCCGATATAATGAAGATACGCGAGATAATAAGATTTCAGAAGATAACGGCCGTGCCCAAGGTGCCTGATTTTATCGAAGGCGTGATGAACCTGAGGGGCCAGGCCGTGCCGGTAATCGACATGCGTAAAAGGCTCGGCATTGCCGGCGCTGAGCGCGGTGCGAAGACGCGCGTTGTTATCGTAAAGGTTGGAGGGAAAGATACCGGCATGATAGTGGACTCGGTCGAGAGGGTAATCAACACGGAGAAAAACGAGATTAAGGAAGCCCCGCACGTGGTAAAGGGCGTGGATACCGATTACCTGGAAGGCGTTTTGTGGGACTCGGATGAACTTGTGATGATACTCAACATCGACAAGATACTGACCTCGAAGGAGAAGCTCTCGTTCGACGGATTAGAGGTTATAACCGATAAGGAGGCTCCAACAGCGTGA
- a CDS encoding response regulator translates to MRKILIAEDSSTIRSMIVSTLDMLGDFEFVETPNGFEALKMLPRERYDLIITDINMPDINGLELVNFIKKSENYKNIPLFIISTEGSANDVKKGLALGANEYVVKPFKPEELQKIVMKYLK, encoded by the coding sequence GTGCGAAAAATTCTTATAGCCGAGGACTCTTCAACCATAAGGTCGATGATCGTGTCTACCCTCGACATGCTCGGGGACTTCGAGTTCGTCGAGACTCCAAACGGCTTCGAAGCCCTTAAGATGCTCCCAAGGGAGCGCTACGACCTTATAATCACCGACATAAACATGCCGGACATAAACGGGCTCGAGCTCGTTAACTTCATAAAGAAGAGCGAAAACTACAAGAATATTCCTTTGTTCATCATAAGCACAGAGGGCAGCGCAAACGACGTGAAAAAAGGTCTTGCGCTCGGCGCAAACGAGTACGTGGTAAAGCCGTTTAAGCCGGAAGAGTTGCAAAAGATTGTCATGAAGTACCTTAAGTAG